AGGCGATTGCCAACCGCGCCGCCATCGCCGACGAGCGCGCCTCCCGGTCGCTGGACCGCGACGCCGCGCCCGCGCGGATCATGCCCAGCCCGACCCCGAAGCCCACCCCCACCCGCACCGCCGTGCGCAAGGCGGTCAAGAAGCCGGTCAAGCCACGCCGACCCCGACCGGTCGCCGGACTCGACCAGGCCCAGATGGACAACGCCAAGATCATCGTGGACGTCGGGCTGGAGATGAAGATGCCGCGCCGCGCGCTGGTGGTGGCACTGGCCACCGCCATGCAGGAGAGCAACCTCTACAACCTGGCCAGCGACGTGCTGCCGGAGTCGGCGCAGTACCCGAACCAGGGCAGCGGCTCCGACCACGACTCGGTCGGCCTGTTCCAGCAGCGGCCCAGCAGCGGCTGGGGCACGGTGGCCGAGCTGATGCGCCCGTCGTACGCCGCGCGGGCCTTCTACGAGGCGCTCAACGAGATCCCGGGCTGGCAGGACATGAGCGTCACCGCCGCCGCCCAGGCCGTGCAGATCTCCGCCTTCCCCGACGCGTACGCCCAGCACGAGGAGCGGGCGACGACCGTCGCGGCGGCCCTCACCACCTGAGCGCGGACGGTGGTCGCCAGGCGACCGTCGACCCGCGGTGCGTGTCAGCGGCTGTGCGCGCCGTCCCGCCCGGCCGGCGGCTCCATGCCCACGTCCCGACCGCCGGCGGCCACCCGCGTCGCCGGTACGCCCGTGCCCGCCGCCGCGGTCGGGGTGTCGGTGGGTACCGGCTCGGCGGTCAGGCCGTCGAGAATCTCGTCCACCCGCGCCTCGCGTCGCCGTCGGGCGTCCAGCGCCGCCTCGAAGTCGCGCCGGGCCTGCATGGCCTCCGCGTACGCCCGCTCGCGTACCTGCCGGGCCTCCTCGCGGGCCTCGTCCAGCTCGATCCGGGCCTGGGCCAGGATCTCGGCCGCCTCCCGCCGCACCCCGTCGCCAGCGCGCCGGGTGTTCGCGGCGTCGCCCAGATCCAGCCGCTGGAGCAGCCCGCTGAGCCAGGTCGCCTCCTCGCGGATCTCGTCCCAGACCCGGGCGGTCCCGGCGGCGCCCTCCGCCCGCGCCGCGAGCCGGGACAACCGGATCCCCAGCTCATCCAGGCAGGAGTCCACCTGCCGCTGGTCGTAACCGGTCTCAACGACGGAGAACCTCATGCTGTCGCCCCCCAGGCAGCTGCTGTTTCTTCCCACCTGGATCCTCGGTCGCGACGGGAGCGGCCGAGGGGGTTCGGGAAAATTGTTCAGCATCCGAGCACGCGGGGCGCGGCGATCGGCGATCCCCGGGCCGGCGTGGATGATGCCGCCCGGTCCCGCCGGAGACGTCAGGCGCGCTTCGGCAGCACGACCACCCGGCCGAAGAACTCGTCGATGCGGCGCACCACCTCGTTGAAGTCGTCCAGGTCGATCGGCTTGGTGACGTACGCGTTGGCCTGCAGCGTGTAGCTGCCCACGATGTCGGTGTCCGCGTTCGACGTGGTCAGCACCACGATGGGGATGGTCCGCAGGTCCTCGTCCTGCTTCACCGCGCCGAGCACCTGCCGCCCGTCCATCCGGGGCATGTTCAGGTCCAGCAGGATGACGTCCGGCCGGCGGGCATTCAGGTGCCGCCCCTCGGCGCGGAGGAACTCCATCGCCTCCTCGCCGTCGCTCACCACGTCGATGACCTTGTCCACATCGGAGTCCGCCAAGGCTTCCTCGATCATCAGCACGTCGCCCGGGTCGTCGTCCACCACCAGGATGCGTACCGGATGCGGGCTGTCTGCGCCCATCACTACCTGCCTCGGCTCAGCGGGGACGGGACCAGACGGTCACCGTGTCGGCGGGGAAATCTAGCCCATCAGGGGGCGCTGTGGGCCGCCGGGTCGACGGCGTCCGGTTGGTAGTGCAACACGTCGGCGAGGCCGGTGACCCGCAACACCCGCTCGACCCGCCCGGTGGCGCCGGTGAGCCGCAACCAGCCGCCCTCGGCGGCGGCCCGGTTGTCCCCCCGCACGAACACGGCCATGCCGGTGGAGTCGCAGAAGGTGAGATCGGTGAGGTCGAGCAGGACGCGGCTCTCGCCCGCGTCGGCAAGCCGGTCGATCGCGGCGGCCAGCTCGGGCGCGGTGCTCAGATCAAGCTCACCGGCGAGCCTCAGGCAGTAGCCATCGCCGTCGCGCCCGGCGTGCCTGACGCTGAACGTCACCGTGCTCCCCCTCGCTCCACCGTTGGGTGGGACGTTTGCAGTGCGGCAAGTATAAGCAGGGGCACCCGGCCGAGCGCATGGCGCGGTGATCGGCAGCGAACGCCGCAGGTCGGCGATCAGGGGGCGGTACTGCCCCCGACGACGGGCAGCACGGCCCGGCCCAGGGTCAGCGCGCGCACCGCCCGGGGGAAGTCGCGCAGCGCGGCGGCGTAGTGCTCCAGGGGCAGGTCCACCGCCGCGGCGGGCACCCCACGGCTGGTCAGGATCCCCACCAGCCACTGGACGAACTCGGTGAACAGCGAGGCGTCGTCGACGTAGAGCGCCGCGGCCAGGAAGTCGATGATGTGGCCCAGGTCGCTCACGGTCGAGTCGAGCTGGGCGGCCGTGTACGCCCGCGTCGCCGGCACCCGCTCGCGCAGGTCGGCCAGCGCGCTGTCGATCAGCTCACCCCGGCGCCGGACCAGGCTGGCGTACTCGTCGTCGGCCAGGTGCGACAGCTGTGCCGGTGGCACCCGACGCAGCGCCCGCTCGTCGGCGATCAGCTCCGCCGCCGCCGGCGCGTCCGCCGCCCAGGGGGCGCCCAGCCGACGGGTCCACCGCCCGTCCGCACCGAACCCGCGCCCGCCGACCACCACCGGCACGTCCGAACGGCGGCACGCCTCGATCATGCGGTGCGCGTGCGGCAGCCGTACCGGCAGCGCGCAGGCCAGCGCCACCGCGTGCGCGTCGTGCTGGTGCAGGTACGACACCAGGTGCGCCGCCGGGACGCTCGCGCCCAGAAAGGTCACCTGCCACCCACGCAGCCGCAGCACCTCGGCCACCAGCCGGGGCGGCAGCGCGTGCCACTCACCATCCATGCAGGCCACGACGACCCGCCCGCCGGTCGGACGCGGGTTGGCGTGCGCGGCGACCGCCGCCACCACCCGCTCGCTGATGTGGGTGGCGGCGTGCTCCTGGGCGACGCTCCACTCGTTGCGCGCCCACCGCTCGCCCACCTCCGACTGGGCGGGCGCGACCAGGTCGAGCAGCACCCGCTCGGCCGGCAGGCCCGCGTCGAGCAGGCCGAGCGCCAGGTCGATCGCGGCGTACTCGTCGGCGTCGGCGAGGCAGTCCAGATAGCCGGGGTAGACGTCGGTCAGGTCGGCTGCGGTGGACGGCCCGGTCACGCTCACGTCTCCCTCTGCTGGTCGGCCCTGGTCGGTGTGGGAACGGCGTGCAGGTGCCGTGACGGTCGCCCGTTCGGGCTGACCGCGCGCAGCGCCAGCACCGCGATGTCGTCGTGGTCGCCGTGCGCCAGCCAGTCGCAGGTGACCTGCTCGACCCGCTCGGCCAGGGCGGGTGCCGGCATCCGCTGGCAGCCGGTCACCGCGGTGACGAGCCGCTCCGGGCCGAACTGCTCGTCGCCACGACGGCCACCACGGGCCTCGGTCACCCCGTCGCTGTAGAGCAGGCATGTCTCGCCCGGGGCCAGTCGCACGGTCACCTCACCGACGCGTGGGTCGGGCACCACGCCGATGAGCATGCCGCGCAGCGGGACGGTCTCCACCTCGCCGGAGGCGCGCAGCACCAGCGGCGGCAGGTGCCCGCCGCCGGCCATGGTGAGGGTGAGACCGCCCTCGCGCTCCAGCCTGGCGACGCCGAGCACGATGGTGGCGAAGCGGCCCTGGCCGTGCGCCTGGGTCGTCTCCAGCAGCGCGTCGTTGAGCAGCCGCAGCAGCCGCCCGGGGTGCGATTCCACCCGGTGCAGGGCCTGCAGGCACTGGCGCAGCTGGCCGGTGAAGACCGCCGCCTCGACGCCCTTGCCCGAGACGTCACCGAGGAAGAACAACGAGCCTCCGTCGGCGAGCCGATGCGAGCCGTAGAAGTCGCCGCCGATCCGCAACCCCGCCTGCGCCGGCCGGTACGCGGTGCCCCACTGCACGCCGGCGGTCTCGGCCGGCTCCACGGGCAGCAGGCTGGCCTGGAGGGTGTCGGCCACCTCCGCCTGGTCGCGGTAGAGCAGCGCGGTGGTCAACGCCGCCCCGGCCCGGGCCGCGAAGGCGCGGATCAGCTCCACGTCGCCGTCGTCGTACGGGCGGGTGGCACGGCGGGCGACCAGCAGCACCCCCGCCGGGGTGTCTCCGCCCGGCAGCGGGACGACCCGAGCGGCGCTGTCGGCACCGGGCAGGCCGGGCAGCCAGCCCGCGTCGACCGCCTGCTCCACCAGCCAGTCCACCGCGTGCGGCTCCGCCCCGGTCAGCCCGTCGGCGATGGCCGTCGGCAGGTCGCCGCCGGCCAGCACGCCGCTGTCCACCATCGGCGCCTCGTCGTCCGCCCGTGAGGCCCGCCACCAGCGGGCCCTCCCCGAGCGCGGGGCGAGCACCAGGACGGCCACCTCGGCCAGGGACGGCACGGCGAGCCGGACGACCGCCGCGGCGGCGCGGTCGGGGTGCAGCGGGTTGCCCAGCTTGTCGCCCACCACGGCCAGGAAAGCCGAGCGGGCCCGCTCGGCGAGGAGCGCGTCGGCGCGGCTGGCGCTCTCGGTGACGTCCTCGACATACCAGCAGCAGCGGGCGCCGGACAAGGGCACGCAGCGCGCGGTGAGCCGGCGTCCACGATGGGTGAAGCCGCCCGGGCTCCCGTCGCTCAACGCGGGCACGCCGGCCGCGGCGAGCAGCTCACCGGGCACCACCTCGGGCAGCAACCGCTCGGCCACCGGGCTGATGTGCCGCACGACGCCGTCCGCGTCGCAGACGACCAGACCCTCGCGGAAGTGCTCGACGACCTCGGACCAGTCGGGCGGGACCTGACCGCGGTCGGGGGCCAGCGGCGGCAGGGCGCCCCCGGGCCGGGCCGGGGCGTCGGCGGACCACGCCGGCGCCCGTGTGGTACTCGGCGTGGAGATCCGTCCGTCGCCCGGGTCCCAGTCCCTGACGTCGGCAGCAGTCACCAGCTGAGCCTCACTCCTTGTCGTTCACCCCGGCCGCGCCGGAACCGCGATCGGCGATCGAACTGTCCCGCCCACCCTACGCCGGGCGGCCGGGAGCGGCACCTCACGGCAGCTGGGAGGCGGATCGCCCACGCCACCGTCGCGGCGCTCACGCCCCCGGATTTGCGTTCGGTCCGGCTGCTGAGAACATGGAGGAATGTCCCGGCAGCAGTTGACCATCGAGGTGACCCGGCTCGATGGCGGGCAGGTCCGGCTGCGGCTGGCCGGCGAGCTCGACTACGACAGCGCGCCCGACCTGATCGCGGCGGCGGACGAGCTGCGCGGCGACGACCACCAGCCCTTGATGGTCGACCTGACCGGCGTGAGCCTCTGTGACTCGTCCGGGCTCAGCGCCCTGCTCGTGGTGCACCGCGCCGCCGGGGCGATCCGGCTGACCGGTGGCAGCCCGCAGCTCCAGCGGATGCTGGACCGCACCGGGCTGGCTGAGCTGCTGGCAGTGGAGCACGCCGACGGCGACCTGCGCGCCATCGGCTGATCGGCGCGGCGCGGGCCGCCCCCGGAAAGGGGGGTGGCCCCCGACCCTGGGACCTGGGGTCGGGGGCCGGAGGAATGTCTAGGGTGCGGTCATCGGCTGGAGCCGGGGCCCGCTTTCGCGTAGCTCGCCGGTCGGCTCGGCGTCGGCGTCCTCGGGTGCCCCTGAATCAGGCGTCTGGTACAGGTAGCGGACAAAATCCGCACCGGACTCGTTGTCGTCCGCGCCCGGCCACTGGCCGATGCAGTCCATGCCGACCACCTCGCGGCCGGTCCCGTCGGCCTCCTCCAGCAGCGCCCACAGGCTCACCGGGTAGCACCGCGTGGCGTCGGGCGTGAGCTGCCAGCGGGCGTACCAGCCGGGTCGAGCGGGGACGATCTCGACGATCCGTTTCATGACGACCTTCCTTCCGCGTACCTCGGAAGAACTCCGGTCCTGATCTGATCCTGGGGGCAGGGCGGGTGAGCGCCCATCACCCGCCCCGGATGAAGCCCACCGATGCCCGGCCGGCCTGCCCCGGCGGCGTCCGTTTCGGCGCCCCGGACGGCGGGAAGGCGACGAACGCAGGCACGATCCCCAGCGGAAGGGGTGTCATCACCATGCGTAAGCAGATGGAGGGCGACAACCAGCGGCGCCGGGCACTGGCCCGGCAGGCCCGCGAACAGGGTCGCCAGCCCAGCGAGTTCGGCGCCAGCCTCAGCGCCTCCAAGCAGATCACCAGCCTCGATCAGGGCAGGCGGGCCGGACCGGGGCCGGCCGGACGCCACAAACCGGACAGCACGCGCGGCGGACCGGCGCCGCCGCAGCTCGGCACGCCGGACAATCCCAGGCCGCAGTCCCCGACGCCGGAGTCGGCGGGGACCAGCAGCATGGGCTACAACGAGCTGGTCGAGGACGTCCGGCGCCGGGCCGGCGTCGACTTCAAGACGGCCAAGGTGGGCACCGAGGCGACAGTGCTGGTCCTCGCCTTCGCGCTGGAGGCGGCGGAGCGGCAGCGGCTGCTCACGGCGGTACCGTCGTCGTTGCACGATGTGCTGCCCGTCGACGGCGTCGAGCGGCACCGCGACCTGCCCGGCTTCCTGGCCGAGGTGGGCCGGATCAGCGGCCGCACCCCGGAACAGGCCCGATACCAGGCGGAGGCGACGCTCGCCGCGCTCGCCGCGCAGGACGGCGACCTGGTCGAGTCGCTGCACGTACCCGACGGCCTGCGGGACCTGTTGAACCCGCCGGAGGCCGGTGGTGGTCTCGTCGGCGCCTCCACCACCACACCCACCCTGGACGCGGCCGAGCTGCGCGCGGCGCTGGACGACCTGCCGTACTGGGCCGGCGACAGTGACGCCCTGTACCGGGTGGTCGCGCTGCCGCCGGACAACCTGGACCGGGTGCTGGACCGGCTCGACCGGCTGCGCCAGGAGACCGGACGCGCCCCGAGCATCGGGCGCCCCGGAGACACGGCCGCCGTGCTGACCGTGCGGACCAACCAGGCGGACGGGGTGACCGCGCTCGACGTGGACCTCGCCCACCGGATCGACGACGCGATCGACGAGGTGGGTGCCGGGATGGCCGCCGGCTGACCGGGGCACATCGGCGCACGCGGGCCGGCGGCGCGGGCAACACGCCCCGTGCCGCCGGCCCTTCGCCGTGCCGGGCCACAGGCGGCGCTCCCCGGCGGCTCGGCTAGCGTGCCGGACATGAACCGCGCCGCCGACCGGCTGGAACTGGCCGCCGATCCGGTCCGCCGGACCGGGCGGATGCTGCTCTCCGGCGGCGTCGAGCAGTCGTACGTGGACGTCGACGATCCCCGGCACCTGCACTTCGAGTACGTCCGGCGGATCGCCTCAGCGGTGGAGCTGGCGGCCCCGGCGGGCGACCCGCTGAGCGTGCTGCACCTGGGCGGCGGCGCGTTGACGCTGCCCCGTTGGCTGGCCGCGACCCGGCCCGGCTCCCCGCAGCGGGTCATCGAGCGGGACCCGGCGGTGGTCGAGCTGGTCGCCCGGGAGCTGCCGCCGCTGCCGCCCGAGGTGGAGGTGCAGATCGCCGACGCCCGGGAGGCCGTCGCCGCCAGCCCGGCCGGCCGGTACGACCTGGTGATCGCCGACATCTACCGGGCGGCGCGGATGCCACCACACGTACGCACCGTGGAGTTCGCCGCCGAGGTGGCCCGCACCCTGCGCCCGGATGGGTTGTACCTGGTCAACGTCACGGACCTGCCGCCACTGGTCGGCACCCGGGTGCAGGTGGCGACGCTGCGGGCGGTCTTCGGCGACGTGTGCGTGCTCGGCGACCGGCGGATGCTGCGCGGCCGGCGCTACGGCAACCTGGTGCTCGCCGCCACGCCCCGCCCCGGCGGGCTGCCGGTCGGCCGGCTGGCGGTGGCCGCCCTGCGCGACCCGGTGCCCGGCGGGCTGCTGCACGCCGCCGCGCTGGACGGCTTCGTCGCCGGCGCCCGACCGGTCACGGACGCCGACAGCATCGACCAGAAATGACCACCCGATCCCTGGGCGATCGGCCGCACACCGCCGGGTGATCAGCGCCGGTGCCGGGTTTCCGGAGGTGAGCGCCGGGAAGCCGCGCCGGATGAGCAACGCCGACACGCGGGTGACCGCTCGCCGGACCCTGATCGTGATCGGTCTGGTGCTGGCGACCGTGTTCGCGCTGGCCTTCGTGTACGCGACCCGCCGGGTGCTGGTCTGGGCCGTGGTGGCCGCCTTCTTCGCCGTCGCGCTCAAGCCACTGGTGGACCGGCTCCAACGGCTGTGGGTGCGGCGACGCGCGTTGGCCACGCTGCTCGTGTTCCTCGCCGCGTTCGTGGTGGTGGCGGTCCTGGCCACGGTCATCCTGGCGCCACTGCTGAACGAGCTGGGGCGGTTCGCCGAACGGGCGCCGGACCTGCTGCGCGACGCTCGCGCCGGCCGCGGCCCGCTGGGGCAACTGCTGGAGCGCTTCGGCGTTCGACGGTACGTGTCCGAGCACTCCGAGCAGCTGCGCACCTTCGGCACCCGGCTGCGTCAACCTGCCGTCGGCGTGCTGCGCGGCGTCGTGGAGACGGTCGCCGGGCTGGTCACGGTCATCGTGCTGGCGTACCTCATGGTGCTGGAGGCGCCGCGGATCACCGGTCGCGTGCTCGCGGCGGCCGGGGACGGCCAGCGCGAGCGGTTGCGCCGGGTGGGCCGCGAGGTGTCGCGCACCGTGACCGGCTACCTCACCGGCAACCTGGTGATCAGCGTGATCTGCGGGGCGTTGACCTTCGTGGTGCTGGCGCTCACCGGTGTGCCGTTCGCCGCCGTGATCGCCCTGCTGGTGGCGGTGGCGGACCTGATCCCGCTGGTCGGGGCGACGCTGGGAGCGGTGATCGCGGCCGGAGCGGGGTTCCTGCACTCCCCCACCGCCGGCGTCGTGGTGCTGGTCTTCTTCGTTGTCTACCAGCAGGTGGAGAACCACCTTCTGCAACCACTCATCCTGGCCCGCGCGGTCCGGCTGAACCCGCTGACCGTCCTGGTCAGCGTGCTGCTCGCGGCGGAGCTGGCCGGCCTGCTCGGCGCGCTGCTGGCCATTCCCGCCGCCGGCATCGTCCAGACCCTGCTGCGCGAGTACGGCCCGGCCCGGCTGCGTCCCGACCCGCCGGCCGGTCCCGCCGACCCGCGACGCCGACCGGCCGGTCCCGCCCACCAGGGCTGACCGGCCGGATCGGCAGTGCTCAGCGGGACCGGGCCGCGACCTCGGGTGAGGTGCTCTCCAGCGGGACCGCGTTCGCCGGGACCAGGCCCAGCTGTGCCGCCTGCCGGGCGAGCGTGGCGTCCAGCGCCCAGTCGGCGCTGACCCTCGTCCGGTTCCCCGGCATCGCCATCAGGTGGTACGCGCGGGTGACCGCCTTCGCGGGCAGCCCGGCCAGCGGCACGTGCAACGGGTTCGCCGCCGCGGCCTTGCCGCCCAGGTCGACCACCCAGCCCAGGTCGTGGTGCTTGTACGGCTTGCGCTGGCCGAACCCGTAGGACGCGGCGATGTTGTGCGCCACGCGTTTGCCCTGCCGCTGGGCGTGCTGGGCGGTCATCGTGCAGATCTGGCCGGGGCGGGTCAGGTCGGGCACCGCTGCGGCGTCGCCGCAGGCGTACACCTCGGGGTAACCGGGGACGGTGAGGAACTCGTCGACCACCAGACGGCCCTTCTCGGTGCGCAGGCCCAGCTCGCTGACGAACGGGTCG
Above is a window of Micromonospora coriariae DNA encoding:
- a CDS encoding DUF2267 domain-containing protein produces the protein MRKQMEGDNQRRRALARQAREQGRQPSEFGASLSASKQITSLDQGRRAGPGPAGRHKPDSTRGGPAPPQLGTPDNPRPQSPTPESAGTSSMGYNELVEDVRRRAGVDFKTAKVGTEATVLVLAFALEAAERQRLLTAVPSSLHDVLPVDGVERHRDLPGFLAEVGRISGRTPEQARYQAEATLAALAAQDGDLVESLHVPDGLRDLLNPPEAGGGLVGASTTTPTLDAAELRAALDDLPYWAGDSDALYRVVALPPDNLDRVLDRLDRLRQETGRAPSIGRPGDTAAVLTVRTNQADGVTALDVDLAHRIDDAIDEVGAGMAAG
- a CDS encoding spermidine synthase, with the translated sequence MNRAADRLELAADPVRRTGRMLLSGGVEQSYVDVDDPRHLHFEYVRRIASAVELAAPAGDPLSVLHLGGGALTLPRWLAATRPGSPQRVIERDPAVVELVARELPPLPPEVEVQIADAREAVAASPAGRYDLVIADIYRAARMPPHVRTVEFAAEVARTLRPDGLYLVNVTDLPPLVGTRVQVATLRAVFGDVCVLGDRRMLRGRRYGNLVLAATPRPGGLPVGRLAVAALRDPVPGGLLHAAALDGFVAGARPVTDADSIDQK
- a CDS encoding PP2C family protein-serine/threonine phosphatase; the encoded protein is MTAADVRDWDPGDGRISTPSTTRAPAWSADAPARPGGALPPLAPDRGQVPPDWSEVVEHFREGLVVCDADGVVRHISPVAERLLPEVVPGELLAAAGVPALSDGSPGGFTHRGRRLTARCVPLSGARCCWYVEDVTESASRADALLAERARSAFLAVVGDKLGNPLHPDRAAAAVVRLAVPSLAEVAVLVLAPRSGRARWWRASRADDEAPMVDSGVLAGGDLPTAIADGLTGAEPHAVDWLVEQAVDAGWLPGLPGADSAARVVPLPGGDTPAGVLLVARRATRPYDDGDVELIRAFAARAGAALTTALLYRDQAEVADTLQASLLPVEPAETAGVQWGTAYRPAQAGLRIGGDFYGSHRLADGGSLFFLGDVSGKGVEAAVFTGQLRQCLQALHRVESHPGRLLRLLNDALLETTQAHGQGRFATIVLGVARLEREGGLTLTMAGGGHLPPLVLRASGEVETVPLRGMLIGVVPDPRVGEVTVRLAPGETCLLYSDGVTEARGGRRGDEQFGPERLVTAVTGCQRMPAPALAERVEQVTCDWLAHGDHDDIAVLALRAVSPNGRPSRHLHAVPTPTRADQQRET
- a CDS encoding response regulator gives rise to the protein MGADSPHPVRILVVDDDPGDVLMIEEALADSDVDKVIDVVSDGEEAMEFLRAEGRHLNARRPDVILLDLNMPRMDGRQVLGAVKQDEDLRTIPIVVLTTSNADTDIVGSYTLQANAYVTKPIDLDDFNEVVRRIDEFFGRVVVLPKRA
- a CDS encoding AI-2E family transporter — its product is MSAGKPRRMSNADTRVTARRTLIVIGLVLATVFALAFVYATRRVLVWAVVAAFFAVALKPLVDRLQRLWVRRRALATLLVFLAAFVVVAVLATVILAPLLNELGRFAERAPDLLRDARAGRGPLGQLLERFGVRRYVSEHSEQLRTFGTRLRQPAVGVLRGVVETVAGLVTVIVLAYLMVLEAPRITGRVLAAAGDGQRERLRRVGREVSRTVTGYLTGNLVISVICGALTFVVLALTGVPFAAVIALLVAVADLIPLVGATLGAVIAAGAGFLHSPTAGVVVLVFFVVYQQVENHLLQPLILARAVRLNPLTVLVSVLLAAELAGLLGALLAIPAAGIVQTLLREYGPARLRPDPPAGPADPRRRPAGPAHQG
- a CDS encoding STAS domain-containing protein — translated: MSRQQLTIEVTRLDGGQVRLRLAGELDYDSAPDLIAAADELRGDDHQPLMVDLTGVSLCDSSGLSALLVVHRAAGAIRLTGGSPQLQRMLDRTGLAELLAVEHADGDLRAIG
- a CDS encoding STAS domain-containing protein, giving the protein MTFSVRHAGRDGDGYCLRLAGELDLSTAPELAAAIDRLADAGESRVLLDLTDLTFCDSTGMAVFVRGDNRAAAEGGWLRLTGATGRVERVLRVTGLADVLHYQPDAVDPAAHSAP
- a CDS encoding ATP synthase subunit B family protein, translated to MRFSVVETGYDQRQVDSCLDELGIRLSRLAARAEGAAGTARVWDEIREEATWLSGLLQRLDLGDAANTRRAGDGVRREAAEILAQARIELDEAREEARQVRERAYAEAMQARRDFEAALDARRRREARVDEILDGLTAEPVPTDTPTAAAGTGVPATRVAAGGRDVGMEPPAGRDGAHSR
- a CDS encoding cobalamin B12-binding domain-containing protein — its product is MTGPSTAADLTDVYPGYLDCLADADEYAAIDLALGLLDAGLPAERVLLDLVAPAQSEVGERWARNEWSVAQEHAATHISERVVAAVAAHANPRPTGGRVVVACMDGEWHALPPRLVAEVLRLRGWQVTFLGASVPAAHLVSYLHQHDAHAVALACALPVRLPHAHRMIEACRRSDVPVVVGGRGFGADGRWTRRLGAPWAADAPAAAELIADERALRRVPPAQLSHLADDEYASLVRRRGELIDSALADLRERVPATRAYTAAQLDSTVSDLGHIIDFLAAALYVDDASLFTEFVQWLVGILTSRGVPAAAVDLPLEHYAAALRDFPRAVRALTLGRAVLPVVGGSTAP